A genomic stretch from Enterobacteriaceae endosymbiont of Donacia dentata includes:
- the tsaB gene encoding tRNA (adenosine(37)-N6)-threonylcarbamoyltransferase complex dimerization subunit type 1 TsaB, producing the protein MYKNILIIDTSTEYCFITLKSKNIIYNEKKYCPFSHIKYILHLIHHILKKNSLFLTDLNLLGCNLGPGNFTSLRIGIAIIDSISYALNIPKIGLSHLMIIAEKSWKLTGITNIITVIKYNKNYMYFALYKKNLKGLWIGKNSECLLHYDDFIKKILILKGIWVLISNIDKNTEINIKKILNKNLKIYFIKNLFTSSEVMIDIINNILLNKKRIKKHYKINYIKNIF; encoded by the coding sequence ATGTATAAAAATATTTTGATTATTGATACATCTACTGAATATTGTTTTATTACTTTAAAAAGTAAAAATATTATTTATAATGAAAAAAAATATTGTCCTTTTTCACATATTAAATATATATTACACTTAATTCATCATATTTTAAAAAAAAATAGTTTATTTTTAACTGATTTAAATTTATTAGGGTGTAATTTAGGTCCCGGAAATTTTACAAGCCTAAGAATAGGTATAGCAATAATAGATAGTATATCTTATGCACTTAATATACCTAAAATAGGTTTATCTCATTTAATGATTATTGCCGAAAAATCTTGGAAATTAACTGGAATTACAAATATTATAACTGTAATAAAATATAATAAAAATTATATGTATTTTGCTTTATATAAAAAAAATTTAAAAGGATTATGGATTGGTAAAAATAGTGAATGTTTATTACATTATGATGATTTTATAAAAAAAATTTTAATACTAAAAGGAATATGGGTTTTAATTTCTAATATTGATAAAAATACAGAAATTAATATAAAAAAAATATTAAACAAAAATTTAAAAATATATTTTATTAAAAATTTATTTACTTCATCAGAAGTAATGATTGATATTATTAATAATATTTTATTGAATAAAAAAAGAATAAAAAAACATTATAAAATTAATTATATTAAAAATATTTTTTAA
- the hslV gene encoding ATP-dependent protease subunit HslV, with translation MTTIVSVRKNGNVVIGGDGQATLGHIIMKGNVKKIRKLYNDTVIAGFAGGTADAFTLFELFEQKLEIHQGNLIKSAVELAKDWRTDRILRKLEALLVIADKITSLIITGSGDVIQPENNIVTIGSGGPYAQASARALFENTNLSAYEIVKKSLNIAGDICIYTNHNFTIEELPSN, from the coding sequence ATGACAACAATAGTTAGTGTAAGAAAAAATGGAAATGTAGTTATCGGTGGTGACGGACAAGCAACTTTAGGTCATATTATAATGAAAGGAAATGTAAAAAAAATTCGTAAATTATATAATGATACAGTAATTGCTGGTTTTGCTGGTGGTACTGCAGATGCTTTTACACTTTTTGAATTATTTGAACAAAAATTAGAAATACATCAAGGAAATTTAATAAAATCTGCAGTAGAATTAGCAAAAGATTGGAGAACAGATCGTATTTTACGTAAGTTAGAAGCATTATTAGTAATTGCAGATAAAATTACTTCTTTAATAATTACAGGGAGTGGAGATGTAATTCAACCTGAAAATAATATAGTTACTATTGGTTCTGGTGGCCCATATGCACAAGCCTCTGCACGTGCTTTATTTGAAAATACTAATTTAAGTGCATATGAAATAGTAAAAAAATCTTTAAATATTGCAGGAGATATTTGTATATACACTAATCATAATTTTACAATTGAAGAATTGCCATCTAATTAA
- the grxD gene encoding Grx4 family monothiol glutaredoxin yields MQILKKIKEQIKSNPIILYMKGNPNNPKCGFSNKAVKIIMFYKIKFYYVDVLKNPDIRNFLPKYANWPTFPQLWVNNELIGGYDIIYSLHNTKKLKMILNYKKNN; encoded by the coding sequence ATGCAAATTTTAAAAAAGATTAAAGAACAAATAAAAAGTAACCCTATTATTTTATATATGAAAGGAAATCCCAATAATCCTAAATGTGGTTTTTCAAATAAAGCTGTAAAAATTATTATGTTTTATAAAATAAAATTTTATTATGTTGATGTTTTAAAAAATCCTGATATTAGAAATTTTTTACCAAAATATGCTAATTGGCCTACATTTCCCCAATTATGGGTAAATAATGAATTAATAGGAGGATATGATATTATATATTCACTACATAATACAAAAAAATTAAAAATGATTTTAAACTATAAAAAAAATAATTAA
- the rnt gene encoding ribonuclease T yields MNKLSKLNLLSSRFRGFYPVVIDIETSGFNSKYHAILEISIITLKMNNGWLEKNEMLHFHILPFNGSHISHEALAFNGININTSLRGAITESKALKIIFSKISQDIKKHKCKKAVLVAHNANFDHSFIMEAVKRTKMENYNPFHSFVTFDTASMSGLILGQTVLAKSCHAMGISFDNNQAHSALYDTNRTAKLFCKLVNKWKEIGGWPPKFLF; encoded by the coding sequence ATGAATAAGTTATCAAAATTAAATCTTTTATCTTCTAGATTTAGAGGATTTTATCCTGTTGTAATTGATATTGAAACTTCAGGATTTAATTCAAAATATCATGCTATATTAGAAATTAGTATAATAACATTAAAAATGAATAATGGTTGGTTAGAAAAAAATGAAATGTTACATTTTCATATTTTACCTTTTAATGGATCTCATATATCTCATGAAGCATTAGCTTTTAATGGAATAAATATTAATACTTCTTTAAGAGGTGCTATAACTGAAAGTAAAGCTTTAAAAATTATTTTTTCAAAAATATCTCAAGATATAAAAAAACATAAATGTAAAAAAGCAGTTTTAGTAGCTCATAATGCTAATTTTGATCATAGTTTTATTATGGAAGCTGTAAAACGTACAAAAATGGAAAATTATAATCCATTTCATTCTTTTGTTACATTTGATACTGCTTCAATGAGTGGTTTAATTTTAGGACAAACTGTTTTAGCTAAATCATGTCATGCTATGGGAATTTCTTTTGATAATAATCAAGCACATTCAGCTTTATATGATACTAACCGTACTGCTAAATTATTTTGTAAATTAGTTAATAAATGGAAAGAAATAGGAGGATGGCCTCCAAAATTTTTATTTTAA